A region of Ochotona princeps isolate mOchPri1 chromosome 2, mOchPri1.hap1, whole genome shotgun sequence DNA encodes the following proteins:
- the ZNF644 gene encoding zinc finger protein 644 isoform X2 encodes MRLFLQRNVKKTKTRLNVLNGLASNMDDSKINTDITGAKEELLDDSNFISEKEGGVHKPKDCQTSFQKNNTLAPPEELSKEKSEKALSGAQSTLFIHAGAPAVSSENFVLPKGAAVNGPVSHSSLTKTSSMNKGSVPLTTGQPVDQPATESCSTLKVAADLQLSTPQKASQHQVLFLLSDVAHARNPTHSIKKLPTSASVGCDIQNSVGSGIKSDSTLINQVEVGEDSEDLLVKDDCVSTLTGISSGTDEFRSENDANWDPQKEFIQFLMCNEETVDKNPVHSKVGLEKKRKRKMDVSKITRYTEDCLSDSNCVPNKSKMLEVDFLEQNEELQAADSQKFALAKVKPESTDEDLESVDAFQHLVYNPDKCRDDSSPVHTSTFLSNTLKKKCEESDSESPATFSAEEPSFYPCTKCNVNFREKKHLHRHMMYHLDGNSHFRHLNVPRPYACRECGRTFRDRNSLLKHMIIHQERRQKLMEEIRELKELQDEGRSARLQCPQCVFGTNCPKTFVQHAKTHEKDKRYYCCEECNFMAVTENELECHRGIAHGAVVKCPVVSSDIAQRKTQKKVFMKDSAIGSSKKSASYMCKACPFTTSARSVLKKHMEYLHSSSCVDSFGSSLGLDKRQNDIIEEPIDIDGTKPLVKQQSATFPKNSALKQDVKRTFGSNSQSSNFSKFHKRPHRIQKARKSISQSGVNTCNQNNSPHKTVMNKSSIDQKPKYFHQAAKEKPNAKASNNYLYRHKYENYRMIKKSSESYPLHFKKEAGSLSSLRMFSSSSNSHNNSFISDSHNPDAKRPESFKEHRRVAVKRVLKESKKESSVGGEDLDSYPDFLHKMTVVVLQKLNSEKKDSYETEDESSWDNVELSDYTTQAIEDETYNELNQDHVNLFPLFKSKVEDQEPGENTALSYDQNDGFYFEYYEDGATNNFLHEIHDPQNLENAETSLSKHNSVFHWTDLSLEKKSCPYCPATFETGVGLSNHVRGHLHRAGLSYEARHVVSPEQIATSDKMQHFKRTGTGTPVKRVRKAIEKSETTSEHTCQLCGGWFDTKIGLSNHVRGHLKRLGKTKWDAHKSPICVLNEMMQNEEKYEKILKALNSRRIIPRPFVAQKLSSSDDFLSQNVIPLEAYHNGLKTEALSVSASEEEGLNFLNEYDETKPELPSGKKNQSLTLIELLKSKRMGEERNSGISPQKIHNQTARKRFIQRCVLPLNEDSPLMYHPQKMDLTVHSALDCKQKKSRSRSGSKKKMLTLPHGADEVYILRCRFCGLVFRGPLSVQEDWIKHLQRHIVNANLPRTGAGMVEVTSLLKKPASITETSFSLLMAEAAS; translated from the exons acTAAATGTGTTAAATGGGCTTGCCAGCAATATGGATGATTCGAAGATAAACACCGATATTACTGGTGCTAAAGAAGAACTCCTAGATGACAGCAATTTTATCTCAGAGAAAGAAGGTGGAGTTCATAAACCAAAAGATTGCCAGACATCATTTCAAAAAAACAATACGTTGGCTCCGCCTGAAGAACTATCAAAGGAGAAATCTGAAAAAGCCTTAAGTGGAGCCCAGTCTACTCTATTTATACATGCTGGTGCTCCTGCTGTTTCTAGTGAAAACTTTGTCTTGCCTAAAGGAGCTGCTGTTAATGGACCAGTTTCACACTCCTCCTTAACTAAGACTTCCAGTATGAATAAAGGCAGTGTTCCATTAACCACTGGACAGCCTGTGGATCAGCCTGCAACAGAATCTTGTTCAACTTTGAAGGTAGCAGCTGATCTTCagctgtctacaccacagaaagCAAGTCAAcaccaagttttatttttgttatcagATGTAGCACATGCTAGGAATCCAACTCATTCCATTAAAAAACTACCTACCTCTGCTTCAGTTGGTTGTGACATTCAGAATTCAGTGGGGAGTGGTATAAAGTCAGATAGCACTTTAATAAATCAAGTAGAGGTGGGTGAGGATAGTGAAGATTTGTTGGTAAAAGATGATTGTGTCAGTACATTGACAGGAATTTCCTCAGGTACAGATGAATTTAGGTCAGAAAATGATGCAAACTGGGATCCCCAAAAAGAGTTCATTCAGTTTCTTATGTGTAATGAAGAAACAGTAGATAAAAATCCAGTTCACTCTAAAGTAGgtctagaaaaaaagagaaagcggAAAATGGATGTAAGTAAGATAACGCGTTATACTGAGGATTGCTTAAGTGATTCCAATTGTGTACCTAATAAATCAAAAATGTTAGAAGTAGACTTTCTAGAACAGAATGAAGAGCTACAAGCAGCAGACTCACAGAAATTTGCTTTAGCAAAAGTGAAGCCTGAATCGACTGATGAAGACTTGGAATCTGTGGATGCTTTTCAACATCTGGTTTATAACCCAGATAAGTGTAGAGACGACAGTTCACCTGTTCATACTAGCACTTTCCTTTCAAataccttaaaaaagaaatgtgaagagAGTGATTCTGAGTCACCTGCTACTTTCAGTGCTGAAGAGCCATCATTCTACCCCTGTACCAAGTGCAATGTGAATTTTAGGGAGAAAAAACACCTGCACAGGCACATGATGTATCATTTGGATGGGAATAGTCACTTTCGCCATCTTAATGTCCCAAGGCCATATGCTTGCAGAGAATGTGGACGGACATTTCGAGATCGCAATTCACTTCTAAAGCATATGATTATTCAtcaagaaagaagacagaagttGATGGAGGAAATTCGTGAATTGAAAGAGCTTCAGGATGAAGGACGCAGTGCACGATTACAGTGTCCTCAGTGTGTGTTTGGTACCAACTGCCCTAAAACATTTGTGCAACATGCTAAAACCCATGAAAAAGATAAAAGGTACTATTGTTGCGAAGAGTGCAACTTCATGGCAGTGACGGAAAATGAACTGGAATGTCATCGGGGCATTGCTCACGGGGCAGTGGTAAAATGTCCTGTGGTCAGTTCTGATATAGCGCAAAGAAAAACTCAGAAGAAGGTTTTCATGAAAGACTCAGCCATAGGATCATCCAAAAAGTCAGCTTCCTACATGTGCAAGGCATGTCCCTTTACAACTTCAGCCAgaagtgttttaaaaaaacatatggaATACTTGCATTCATCATCATGTGTTGATTCATTTGGTAGTTCTCTTGGGCTTGATAAGAGACAGAATGACATCATTGAAGAGCCTATAGATATTGATGGCACTAAACCATTAGTAAAGCAACAGTCAGCCACATTTCCAAAGAACTCTGCTTTAAAACAAGATGTAAAGCGAACATTTGGATCAAACTCGCAATCAAGTAATTTTTCAAAGTTCCATAAGCGACCACACAGAATACAAAAAGCTCGAAAAAGCATTTCCCAGTCAGGTGTAAATACATGCAATCAAAACAACTCTCCTCATAAGACTGTTATGAATAAAAGCAGCATTGACCAAAAACCCAAGTATTTTCATCAGGCagcaaaagaaaaaccaaatgccaaggcaagtAACAACTATTTGTATAGACATAAATATGAAAACTACAGGATGATCAAAAAATCAAGTGAATCATATCCTCTACATTTCAAAAAAGAGGCTGGTTCTTTAAGTTCTTTACGTATGTTTTCGTCATCAAGTAATTCACATAATAATAGTTTTATTTCAGACTCTCATAACCCTGACGCCAAAAGGCCAGAAAGCTTCAAAGAACATAGGCGTGTAGCTGTAAAAAGAGTCCTTAAAGAATCTAAGAAGGAGAGTTCTGTTGGAGGAGAAGATTTGGATAGCTATCCTGATTTCTTGCACAAGATGACTGTTGTTGTTTTGCAAAAacttaattctgaaaaaaaagatAGCTATGAAACAGAAGATGAAAGCTCCTGGGACAATGTTGAGTTAAGTGATTACACTACACAGGCCATAGAAGATGAAACCTATAATGAACTAAATCAAGATCATGTAAATTTATTCCCTCTATTCAAAAGCAAGGTGGAAGATCAAGAGCCTGGAGAAAATACTGCCCTTAGTTATGATCAAAATGATgggttttattttgaatattatgAAGATGGTGCAACTAACAACTTTTTACATGAGATTCATGATCCTCAGAATTTAGAAAATGCAGAAACTTCATTATCAAAgcataattctgtttttcattggACTGATTTGTCTCTTGAGAAGAAATCATGCCCTTACTGCCCAGCAACATTTGAAACAGGTGTAGGGTTATCGAATCATGTCCGGGGTCATCTTCACAGAGCAGGATTAAGCTATGAAGCCCGCCATGTTGTATCACCAGAACAAATAGCCACAAGTGACAAAATGCAACATTTCAAAAGAACTGGTACAGGGACACCTGTTAAGCGAGTTAGAAAAG caatagAAAAGTCTGAAACCACTTCTGAACATACCTGTCAACTCTGTGGTGGTTGGTTTGATACTAAAATTGGATTATCAAATCATGTTAGAGGCCACTTGAAGAGACTAGGAAAGACCAAATGGGATGCTCACAAATCTCCGATCTGTGTTCTGAATGAGATgatgcaaaatgaagaaaaatatgaaaaaatcctAAAGGCATTGAATAGTCGTCGTATTATTCCTAGACCATTTGTGGCTCAGAAACTTTCTTCAAGTGATGACTTTCTATCTCAGAATGTTATACCTCTTGAAGCATACCATAATGGCCTAAAGACTGAAGCTCTATCAGTGTCTGCATCAGAGGAAGAAGGGCTTAATTTCTTAAATGAATATGATGAAACAAAACCAGAACTGCCCAGTGGAAAAAAGAATCAGTCTCTTACACTGATAGAACTTCTTAAAAGtaaaagaatgggagaagaaagaaattctGGTATTTCTCCTCAAAAGATCCATAAtcagacagcaagaaagagatTTATTCAGAGATGTGTTCTTCCATTAAATGAAGATAGTCCATTGATGTATCACCCACAAAAAATGGACTTGACTGTGCACTCAG
- the ZNF644 gene encoding zinc finger protein 644 isoform X3, translated as MDDSKINTDITGAKEELLDDSNFISEKEGGVHKPKDCQTSFQKNNTLAPPEELSKEKSEKALSGAQSTLFIHAGAPAVSSENFVLPKGAAVNGPVSHSSLTKTSSMNKGSVPLTTGQPVDQPATESCSTLKVAADLQLSTPQKASQHQVLFLLSDVAHARNPTHSIKKLPTSASVGCDIQNSVGSGIKSDSTLINQVEVGEDSEDLLVKDDCVSTLTGISSGTDEFRSENDANWDPQKEFIQFLMCNEETVDKNPVHSKVGLEKKRKRKMDVSKITRYTEDCLSDSNCVPNKSKMLEVDFLEQNEELQAADSQKFALAKVKPESTDEDLESVDAFQHLVYNPDKCRDDSSPVHTSTFLSNTLKKKCEESDSESPATFSAEEPSFYPCTKCNVNFREKKHLHRHMMYHLDGNSHFRHLNVPRPYACRECGRTFRDRNSLLKHMIIHQERRQKLMEEIRELKELQDEGRSARLQCPQCVFGTNCPKTFVQHAKTHEKDKRYYCCEECNFMAVTENELECHRGIAHGAVVKCPVVSSDIAQRKTQKKVFMKDSAIGSSKKSASYMCKACPFTTSARSVLKKHMEYLHSSSCVDSFGSSLGLDKRQNDIIEEPIDIDGTKPLVKQQSATFPKNSALKQDVKRTFGSNSQSSNFSKFHKRPHRIQKARKSISQSGVNTCNQNNSPHKTVMNKSSIDQKPKYFHQAAKEKPNAKASNNYLYRHKYENYRMIKKSSESYPLHFKKEAGSLSSLRMFSSSSNSHNNSFISDSHNPDAKRPESFKEHRRVAVKRVLKESKKESSVGGEDLDSYPDFLHKMTVVVLQKLNSEKKDSYETEDESSWDNVELSDYTTQAIEDETYNELNQDHVNLFPLFKSKVEDQEPGENTALSYDQNDGFYFEYYEDGATNNFLHEIHDPQNLENAETSLSKHNSVFHWTDLSLEKKSCPYCPATFETGVGLSNHVRGHLHRAGLSYEARHVVSPEQIATSDKMQHFKRTGTGTPVKRVRKAIEKSETTSEHTCQLCGGWFDTKIGLSNHVRGHLKRLGKTKWDAHKSPICVLNEMMQNEEKYEKILKALNSRRIIPRPFVAQKLSSSDDFLSQNVIPLEAYHNGLKTEALSVSASEEEGLNFLNEYDETKPELPSGKKNQSLTLIELLKSKRMGEERNSGISPQKIHNQTARKRFIQRCVLPLNEDSPLMYHPQKMDLTVHSALDCKQKKSRSRSGSKKKMLTLPHGADEVYILRCRFCGLVFRGPLSVQEDWIKHLQRHIVNANLPRTGAGMVEVTSLLKKPASITETSFSLLMAEAAS; from the exons ATGGATGATTCGAAGATAAACACCGATATTACTGGTGCTAAAGAAGAACTCCTAGATGACAGCAATTTTATCTCAGAGAAAGAAGGTGGAGTTCATAAACCAAAAGATTGCCAGACATCATTTCAAAAAAACAATACGTTGGCTCCGCCTGAAGAACTATCAAAGGAGAAATCTGAAAAAGCCTTAAGTGGAGCCCAGTCTACTCTATTTATACATGCTGGTGCTCCTGCTGTTTCTAGTGAAAACTTTGTCTTGCCTAAAGGAGCTGCTGTTAATGGACCAGTTTCACACTCCTCCTTAACTAAGACTTCCAGTATGAATAAAGGCAGTGTTCCATTAACCACTGGACAGCCTGTGGATCAGCCTGCAACAGAATCTTGTTCAACTTTGAAGGTAGCAGCTGATCTTCagctgtctacaccacagaaagCAAGTCAAcaccaagttttatttttgttatcagATGTAGCACATGCTAGGAATCCAACTCATTCCATTAAAAAACTACCTACCTCTGCTTCAGTTGGTTGTGACATTCAGAATTCAGTGGGGAGTGGTATAAAGTCAGATAGCACTTTAATAAATCAAGTAGAGGTGGGTGAGGATAGTGAAGATTTGTTGGTAAAAGATGATTGTGTCAGTACATTGACAGGAATTTCCTCAGGTACAGATGAATTTAGGTCAGAAAATGATGCAAACTGGGATCCCCAAAAAGAGTTCATTCAGTTTCTTATGTGTAATGAAGAAACAGTAGATAAAAATCCAGTTCACTCTAAAGTAGgtctagaaaaaaagagaaagcggAAAATGGATGTAAGTAAGATAACGCGTTATACTGAGGATTGCTTAAGTGATTCCAATTGTGTACCTAATAAATCAAAAATGTTAGAAGTAGACTTTCTAGAACAGAATGAAGAGCTACAAGCAGCAGACTCACAGAAATTTGCTTTAGCAAAAGTGAAGCCTGAATCGACTGATGAAGACTTGGAATCTGTGGATGCTTTTCAACATCTGGTTTATAACCCAGATAAGTGTAGAGACGACAGTTCACCTGTTCATACTAGCACTTTCCTTTCAAataccttaaaaaagaaatgtgaagagAGTGATTCTGAGTCACCTGCTACTTTCAGTGCTGAAGAGCCATCATTCTACCCCTGTACCAAGTGCAATGTGAATTTTAGGGAGAAAAAACACCTGCACAGGCACATGATGTATCATTTGGATGGGAATAGTCACTTTCGCCATCTTAATGTCCCAAGGCCATATGCTTGCAGAGAATGTGGACGGACATTTCGAGATCGCAATTCACTTCTAAAGCATATGATTATTCAtcaagaaagaagacagaagttGATGGAGGAAATTCGTGAATTGAAAGAGCTTCAGGATGAAGGACGCAGTGCACGATTACAGTGTCCTCAGTGTGTGTTTGGTACCAACTGCCCTAAAACATTTGTGCAACATGCTAAAACCCATGAAAAAGATAAAAGGTACTATTGTTGCGAAGAGTGCAACTTCATGGCAGTGACGGAAAATGAACTGGAATGTCATCGGGGCATTGCTCACGGGGCAGTGGTAAAATGTCCTGTGGTCAGTTCTGATATAGCGCAAAGAAAAACTCAGAAGAAGGTTTTCATGAAAGACTCAGCCATAGGATCATCCAAAAAGTCAGCTTCCTACATGTGCAAGGCATGTCCCTTTACAACTTCAGCCAgaagtgttttaaaaaaacatatggaATACTTGCATTCATCATCATGTGTTGATTCATTTGGTAGTTCTCTTGGGCTTGATAAGAGACAGAATGACATCATTGAAGAGCCTATAGATATTGATGGCACTAAACCATTAGTAAAGCAACAGTCAGCCACATTTCCAAAGAACTCTGCTTTAAAACAAGATGTAAAGCGAACATTTGGATCAAACTCGCAATCAAGTAATTTTTCAAAGTTCCATAAGCGACCACACAGAATACAAAAAGCTCGAAAAAGCATTTCCCAGTCAGGTGTAAATACATGCAATCAAAACAACTCTCCTCATAAGACTGTTATGAATAAAAGCAGCATTGACCAAAAACCCAAGTATTTTCATCAGGCagcaaaagaaaaaccaaatgccaaggcaagtAACAACTATTTGTATAGACATAAATATGAAAACTACAGGATGATCAAAAAATCAAGTGAATCATATCCTCTACATTTCAAAAAAGAGGCTGGTTCTTTAAGTTCTTTACGTATGTTTTCGTCATCAAGTAATTCACATAATAATAGTTTTATTTCAGACTCTCATAACCCTGACGCCAAAAGGCCAGAAAGCTTCAAAGAACATAGGCGTGTAGCTGTAAAAAGAGTCCTTAAAGAATCTAAGAAGGAGAGTTCTGTTGGAGGAGAAGATTTGGATAGCTATCCTGATTTCTTGCACAAGATGACTGTTGTTGTTTTGCAAAAacttaattctgaaaaaaaagatAGCTATGAAACAGAAGATGAAAGCTCCTGGGACAATGTTGAGTTAAGTGATTACACTACACAGGCCATAGAAGATGAAACCTATAATGAACTAAATCAAGATCATGTAAATTTATTCCCTCTATTCAAAAGCAAGGTGGAAGATCAAGAGCCTGGAGAAAATACTGCCCTTAGTTATGATCAAAATGATgggttttattttgaatattatgAAGATGGTGCAACTAACAACTTTTTACATGAGATTCATGATCCTCAGAATTTAGAAAATGCAGAAACTTCATTATCAAAgcataattctgtttttcattggACTGATTTGTCTCTTGAGAAGAAATCATGCCCTTACTGCCCAGCAACATTTGAAACAGGTGTAGGGTTATCGAATCATGTCCGGGGTCATCTTCACAGAGCAGGATTAAGCTATGAAGCCCGCCATGTTGTATCACCAGAACAAATAGCCACAAGTGACAAAATGCAACATTTCAAAAGAACTGGTACAGGGACACCTGTTAAGCGAGTTAGAAAAG caatagAAAAGTCTGAAACCACTTCTGAACATACCTGTCAACTCTGTGGTGGTTGGTTTGATACTAAAATTGGATTATCAAATCATGTTAGAGGCCACTTGAAGAGACTAGGAAAGACCAAATGGGATGCTCACAAATCTCCGATCTGTGTTCTGAATGAGATgatgcaaaatgaagaaaaatatgaaaaaatcctAAAGGCATTGAATAGTCGTCGTATTATTCCTAGACCATTTGTGGCTCAGAAACTTTCTTCAAGTGATGACTTTCTATCTCAGAATGTTATACCTCTTGAAGCATACCATAATGGCCTAAAGACTGAAGCTCTATCAGTGTCTGCATCAGAGGAAGAAGGGCTTAATTTCTTAAATGAATATGATGAAACAAAACCAGAACTGCCCAGTGGAAAAAAGAATCAGTCTCTTACACTGATAGAACTTCTTAAAAGtaaaagaatgggagaagaaagaaattctGGTATTTCTCCTCAAAAGATCCATAAtcagacagcaagaaagagatTTATTCAGAGATGTGTTCTTCCATTAAATGAAGATAGTCCATTGATGTATCACCCACAAAAAATGGACTTGACTGTGCACTCAG